Proteins from one Streptomyces sp. NBC_00390 genomic window:
- a CDS encoding LacI family DNA-binding transcriptional regulator, producing the protein MAARGRPSQPTLEQVAALAGVGRGTVSRVINKSPGVRDSTRHAVEQAIAELGYVPNHAARALAGSRTDAVALVVPETEKRFFTEPYFSEIIHGVGIGLADTELQLLLTLVRSERERTRFLQYARARRIDGVLLVSVHRSDPLPDLLSEMDMPTVLNGRRRGDETVSYVDSDNAGGARLAVRHLSAIGRRKIVTITGPGDMYVARCRLRGYEEEVRTSCPDFDPSWAAGGDFTEESGRHAMTELLRRHGDLDAVFAASDVMAAGALHALRAAGRRVPDDVAVIGFDDSPLAQHTDPQLTTVRQPVEEMGRTMAGVLIEQMADPGAAWRNVVLRTELIRRGTA; encoded by the coding sequence ATGGCAGCACGGGGGCGCCCGAGCCAGCCCACGCTCGAGCAGGTGGCCGCACTGGCCGGCGTCGGGCGAGGCACCGTGTCACGGGTGATCAACAAGTCGCCGGGGGTGCGGGACTCCACGCGCCACGCCGTCGAGCAGGCCATCGCCGAGCTGGGCTACGTACCCAACCATGCCGCCCGCGCGCTTGCCGGCAGCCGTACCGACGCGGTGGCGCTGGTGGTCCCCGAGACCGAGAAGCGCTTCTTCACCGAGCCGTACTTCTCCGAGATCATCCATGGTGTCGGCATCGGGCTCGCCGACACCGAACTACAGCTCCTGCTGACCTTGGTGCGGTCGGAGCGGGAGCGCACCCGGTTCCTGCAGTACGCCAGGGCAAGGCGCATCGACGGCGTACTGCTGGTCTCGGTGCACCGCAGCGACCCGCTGCCCGACCTGCTCTCCGAGATGGACATGCCGACCGTCCTCAACGGCCGCCGCCGCGGCGACGAGACGGTCTCCTACGTCGACTCCGACAACGCGGGCGGCGCGCGGCTCGCGGTGCGGCACCTGTCCGCGATCGGGCGCCGCAAGATCGTCACGATCACCGGCCCCGGCGACATGTACGTGGCCCGGTGCCGGCTGCGCGGCTACGAGGAGGAGGTGCGCACCTCCTGCCCGGACTTCGACCCCTCGTGGGCCGCCGGCGGCGACTTCACCGAGGAGAGCGGCCGCCACGCCATGACGGAACTCCTGCGCCGCCACGGTGACCTGGACGCGGTCTTCGCGGCCTCCGACGTGATGGCCGCGGGCGCGCTGCACGCGCTGCGCGCGGCGGGACGCCGGGTGCCGGACGATGTGGCGGTCATCGGGTTCGACGACTCACCACTCGCCCAGCACACCGATCCCCAGCTCACGACGGTCCGTCAGCCGGTCGAGGAGATGGGCCGGACGATGGCGGGTGTCCTGATCGAGCAGATGGCCGACCCGGGGGCGGCGTGGCGCAATGTGGTGCTGCGGACGGAACTGATCCGGCGCGGTACGGCGTGA
- the metE gene encoding 5-methyltetrahydropteroyltriglutamate--homocysteine S-methyltransferase: MTSSVISSVTSTVYGHPRQGPNRELKKAVEGYWKGRVSAQDLHRTAARLRGANLQQLADAGLHEVPTGDFSYYDHVLDTSVMVGAIPVRHRAAVQQDALDGYFAMARGAQDVLPLEMTKWFDTNYHYLVPELGPYTVFRADAGKQVGEFTEARALGLIARPVLLGPVTYLLLAKPAPGVAPDFEPLTLLDRLLPVYAQVLAELCAAGAEWVQLDEPALVQDRTPAELNAAARAYRDLGALMERPKLLVASYFDRLGEALPVLAKAPVDGLAMDFTGPAAGNLEDLAAVGGLPGKRLVAGVVDGRNIWINDFEKSLATLGTLLALADRVDVSASCSLLHVPLDVTTERDIDPQIARWLAFARQKTTETVILARGLARGTDAIAAELAANRAALASRAASALTHDPAVRARTAAVTGTDARRPQPYPERAVAQRTHLGLPLLPTTTIGSFPQTGELRAARAELRAGRIGQDAYEGRIEAEVREVIAFQEKAGIDVLVHGEPERNDMVQYFAEQLTGYLATRHGWVQSYGTRYVRPPILAGDISRPEPMTLRWTRYAQSLTDRPVKGMLTGPVTMLAWSFVRDDQPLGETARQVALALRDEVNDLEEAGTSVIQVDEPALRETLPLRSSGRAAYLAWATEAFRLTTSGVRPGTQIHTHMCYAEFGDILRAIDDLDADVISLEAARSHMQVAGELATAGYPREVGPGVYDIHSPRVPGVDEAADLLHKGLLAIPAERLWVNPDCGLKTRGWPETRQSLENLVAAARRVRTEVDAAGA, translated from the coding sequence GTGACCAGTTCCGTGATCAGTTCCGTGACATCCACCGTGTACGGCCACCCCCGGCAGGGCCCGAACCGGGAGCTCAAGAAGGCCGTCGAAGGCTATTGGAAGGGCCGGGTCTCGGCGCAGGACCTGCACCGCACCGCCGCCCGGCTGCGCGGCGCCAACTTGCAGCAGCTCGCCGACGCCGGCCTCCACGAGGTCCCGACCGGCGACTTCTCGTACTACGACCATGTCCTGGACACCAGTGTGATGGTCGGCGCGATCCCGGTCCGCCATCGCGCTGCCGTCCAACAGGACGCGCTGGACGGGTACTTCGCCATGGCCCGCGGCGCCCAGGACGTGCTGCCGCTCGAGATGACCAAGTGGTTCGACACCAACTACCACTACCTCGTTCCCGAACTCGGGCCGTACACCGTCTTCCGCGCCGACGCCGGCAAGCAGGTCGGCGAGTTCACCGAGGCACGCGCCCTGGGCCTGATCGCCCGGCCCGTGCTCCTCGGGCCCGTGACGTATCTGCTGCTGGCCAAGCCCGCGCCGGGAGTCGCTCCCGACTTCGAACCTCTCACGCTGCTTGACCGGCTGCTGCCCGTGTACGCACAGGTGCTCGCCGAACTGTGCGCAGCCGGCGCGGAGTGGGTGCAGCTCGACGAGCCCGCTCTCGTGCAGGACCGCACCCCGGCCGAGCTGAACGCGGCCGCCCGCGCCTACCGCGATCTGGGCGCGCTCATGGAGCGGCCGAAGCTGCTCGTCGCCTCGTACTTCGACCGGCTGGGCGAGGCCCTTCCCGTCCTCGCGAAGGCACCCGTCGACGGGCTGGCCATGGACTTCACGGGGCCCGCCGCGGGCAACCTCGAAGACCTCGCGGCGGTCGGCGGGCTGCCCGGCAAGCGGCTGGTCGCGGGCGTCGTCGACGGACGCAACATCTGGATCAACGACTTCGAGAAGTCACTGGCCACACTCGGCACCCTGCTCGCTCTCGCCGACCGGGTCGACGTCTCCGCCTCCTGCTCTCTGCTGCACGTGCCGCTCGACGTCACCACGGAACGGGACATCGACCCGCAAATCGCCCGCTGGCTCGCCTTCGCCCGCCAGAAGACCACCGAGACCGTCATCCTTGCCCGCGGGCTCGCTCGGGGCACGGACGCCATTGCCGCGGAACTCGCCGCCAACCGTGCCGCCTTGGCTTCCCGCGCCGCCTCGGCACTCACCCACGACCCCGCCGTACGGGCCCGAACGGCCGCGGTCACCGGCACGGACGCCCGCCGCCCGCAGCCGTACCCGGAGCGGGCCGTGGCGCAGCGCACCCACCTCGGTCTGCCGCTGTTGCCGACGACCACCATCGGCTCCTTCCCGCAGACCGGCGAGCTGCGCGCCGCACGGGCGGAGTTGCGGGCCGGCCGGATCGGGCAGGATGCGTACGAGGGGCGCATCGAGGCGGAGGTCCGCGAGGTGATCGCCTTCCAGGAGAAGGCCGGCATCGACGTCCTGGTGCACGGCGAGCCCGAACGCAACGACATGGTCCAGTACTTCGCCGAGCAGCTCACCGGCTACCTCGCCACCCGGCACGGCTGGGTCCAGTCGTACGGCACCCGCTACGTCCGCCCGCCGATCCTCGCCGGTGACATCTCCCGCCCCGAGCCGATGACCCTGCGCTGGACGCGCTACGCCCAGTCGCTCACCGACCGCCCGGTCAAGGGCATGCTCACCGGCCCGGTCACGATGCTCGCCTGGTCCTTCGTCCGCGACGACCAGCCGCTCGGTGAGACCGCCCGCCAGGTCGCGCTGGCTCTGAGGGACGAGGTGAACGATCTCGAGGAGGCCGGTACATCGGTGATCCAGGTGGACGAGCCCGCCCTGCGCGAGACCCTGCCGCTGCGCAGCTCCGGCCGCGCCGCGTACCTGGCGTGGGCGACGGAGGCGTTCCGCCTGACCACCAGTGGCGTGCGTCCTGGGACCCAGATCCACACCCACATGTGCTACGCCGAGTTCGGCGACATCCTCCGGGCCATCGACGACCTCGACGCCGACGTCATCAGCCTGGAGGCAGCCCGTTCCCATATGCAGGTCGCCGGCGAACTGGCCACGGCGGGATACCCCCGCGAGGTCGGCCCCGGCGTGTACGACATCCACTCCCCGCGCGTCCCCGGTGTGGACGAGGCAGCCGACCTCCTGCACAAGGGCCTCCTGGCGATCCCGGCCGAGCGGTTGTGGGTGAACCCGGACTGCGGCCTGAAGACCCGCGGCTGGCCGGAGACCAGGCAGTCGCTGGAGAACCTGGTCGCGGCGGCACGCAGGGTGCGCACGGAGGTGGACGCGGCGGGGGCATGA
- a CDS encoding DUF1775 domain-containing protein — protein sequence MTATTHSCAPSVSRCPADGGQAERWLRAGLFAVISTVLAAVGHHLGSKDPVLWPRLLGAGVLVFLAALPGAGRARRPAPVLAATLAAQLVLHRGLSVSSGASAAPEHRAHGAAGQEYATHHSVSLMLVAHVVAAVSVAVLMQRADRRLSELPHAAGRWVEAAAAALAAAAGRLSLWPADRTGRPAVPMPAARRPVPLRARLVHVVVRRGPPGAGCSIAVPLVTRRSAPHPKEPAHMNTSRISRSVRRLGLVTAAAMVTVVAGATTAAAHAEVTASDARALAENVTLTFTSEAESDTAGIKELRIVLPEGIAPDAVTLKDAPKGWKLTPTSEGYTVGGTTLRTGTDAEYSVVVRQLPDATSLAFKTVETYGDGEVARWIEVPGDGEQVENPAPLLKLEPAARGAKPIAPSPSTSPATDGKPSSDGSAPAKSPASSASQPAKAGKESDSGTTGVILGVIAAVAVLGAGGALWFKRRNSASA from the coding sequence ATGACCGCGACCACCCACTCCTGTGCACCCTCCGTGAGCCGCTGCCCCGCCGACGGCGGACAGGCCGAGCGGTGGCTGCGGGCTGGGCTCTTCGCGGTGATCAGTACGGTGCTGGCCGCGGTGGGCCATCATCTGGGATCGAAGGACCCCGTGCTGTGGCCGCGGCTGCTGGGGGCGGGTGTCCTGGTGTTCCTCGCCGCCCTGCCGGGTGCAGGGCGTGCCCGTCGGCCGGCCCCGGTGCTGGCGGCGACGCTCGCCGCACAACTGGTGCTGCACCGCGGTCTGTCCGTGAGTTCCGGGGCGAGTGCAGCGCCGGAGCACCGGGCCCATGGTGCTGCGGGCCAGGAGTACGCGACCCACCACAGCGTCTCGCTGATGCTCGTGGCGCATGTCGTGGCGGCCGTGTCCGTCGCCGTGCTGATGCAGCGCGCCGACCGGCGGCTGTCCGAACTGCCGCATGCCGCGGGGCGATGGGTCGAGGCCGCCGCCGCCGCACTGGCCGCCGCGGCGGGGCGGCTGTCGCTGTGGCCTGCCGACCGGACGGGCCGGCCTGCCGTGCCGATGCCCGCCGCCCGTCGCCCTGTCCCGCTCCGGGCGCGGCTTGTTCATGTCGTGGTGCGCAGGGGGCCACCGGGGGCGGGGTGTTCCATCGCCGTCCCCCTCGTCACGCGCCGATCAGCGCCGCATCCGAAAGAGCCCGCACACATGAACACATCACGCATCTCCCGTTCCGTCCGCCGCCTCGGGCTGGTCACCGCCGCCGCGATGGTCACCGTCGTCGCCGGGGCGACGACCGCGGCCGCGCACGCCGAAGTGACCGCCTCCGACGCCCGTGCGCTCGCCGAGAACGTCACCCTGACCTTCACCTCCGAGGCCGAGTCGGACACCGCCGGCATCAAGGAGCTGCGGATCGTCCTGCCCGAAGGCATCGCACCGGACGCGGTCACACTCAAGGACGCCCCGAAGGGATGGAAGCTGACACCCACTTCGGAGGGTTACACGGTGGGCGGCACCACGCTCCGGACCGGTACGGACGCCGAGTACAGCGTCGTCGTACGGCAGTTGCCGGATGCGACGTCCCTGGCGTTCAAGACCGTCGAGACATACGGCGACGGGGAGGTCGCGCGGTGGATCGAGGTGCCGGGCGACGGTGAGCAGGTGGAGAATCCGGCACCGCTGCTGAAGCTGGAGCCGGCCGCGCGCGGCGCGAAGCCGATCGCGCCGAGCCCGAGCACAAGCCCGGCCACGGACGGCAAGCCGTCCTCGGACGGGAGCGCGCCCGCGAAGTCTCCTGCGTCATCCGCGTCGCAGCCGGCGAAGGCCGGCAAGGAGAGCGACAGCGGCACCACGGGTGTCATCCTCGGCGTGATCGCTGCCGTGGCCGTCCTGGGCGCGGGCGGCGCGCTGTGGTTCAAGCGCCGTAACAGCGCCTCGGCGTAG
- the gdhA gene encoding NADP-specific glutamate dehydrogenase yields MTLSSSTDRLASLRADLERRNPAEPEFHQAAREVLESLAPVFAARPEYAQPGLIERICEPERQIIFRVPWQDDRGDVHVNRGFRVEFNSALGPYKGGLRFHPSVNLGVVKFLGFEQIFKNALTGLGIGGGKGGSDFDPRGRSDAEVMRFCQSFMTELHRHIGEHTDVPAGDIGVGGREIGYLFGQYRRITNRWEAGVLTGKGQAWGGSAIRTQATGYGSVLFAAEMLRGRGEDLQGQTAVVSGSGNVAIYTIEMLGRRGAHPLTCSDSEGYVVDEKGIDLELLKQVKEVERARISEYAQRRGASAQYVRGGRVWDVAADLAFPSATQNELHERDALALVRNGVKAVAEGANMPTTPEAVRTLQDAGVAFGPGKAANAGGVAVSALEMRQNAARDSWTPERVEAELTGIMGDIHRICHETAEHYGVPGDYVTGANIAGFERVADAMLAQGLI; encoded by the coding sequence GTGACACTGTCATCCTCGACCGACCGACTGGCTTCGCTGCGCGCGGATCTCGAGCGGCGCAACCCCGCGGAGCCGGAATTCCATCAGGCAGCACGGGAAGTGCTGGAGAGCCTGGCACCGGTGTTCGCGGCGCGTCCCGAGTACGCGCAGCCAGGGCTCATCGAGCGGATCTGCGAACCAGAGCGGCAGATCATCTTCCGGGTGCCCTGGCAGGACGATCGCGGTGACGTGCACGTCAACCGGGGATTCAGGGTCGAGTTCAACAGCGCGCTCGGCCCGTACAAGGGCGGCCTGCGCTTCCACCCATCGGTGAATCTGGGGGTCGTGAAGTTTCTCGGCTTCGAGCAGATCTTCAAGAACGCCCTCACCGGACTGGGTATCGGAGGCGGCAAGGGCGGCAGCGACTTCGATCCCCGCGGCCGGTCGGACGCCGAAGTCATGCGCTTCTGCCAGTCGTTCATGACCGAGCTGCACCGGCACATCGGCGAGCACACCGATGTCCCCGCCGGTGACATCGGCGTCGGCGGCCGCGAGATCGGCTATCTCTTCGGCCAGTACCGTCGCATCACCAACCGCTGGGAGGCGGGTGTCCTCACCGGCAAGGGCCAGGCATGGGGCGGCTCGGCGATCCGCACCCAGGCCACCGGCTACGGCAGTGTGCTGTTCGCCGCCGAGATGCTCCGAGGCCGCGGCGAGGACCTCCAGGGCCAGACGGCCGTGGTCTCCGGCTCCGGCAATGTCGCCATCTACACCATCGAGATGCTCGGCCGCCGCGGCGCCCACCCGCTGACGTGCTCCGACTCCGAGGGCTATGTCGTGGACGAGAAGGGCATCGACCTCGAACTGCTCAAGCAGGTCAAGGAAGTCGAGCGCGCACGCATCAGCGAGTACGCGCAACGCCGTGGCGCCTCCGCCCAGTACGTGCGCGGCGGCCGTGTATGGGACGTGGCCGCGGACCTCGCGTTCCCGTCGGCGACCCAGAACGAACTCCACGAGCGGGACGCGCTCGCCCTTGTGCGCAACGGGGTCAAAGCCGTCGCCGAGGGCGCGAACATGCCGACGACCCCGGAAGCGGTGCGCACGCTGCAGGACGCGGGGGTGGCGTTCGGCCCGGGCAAGGCCGCCAACGCCGGCGGCGTCGCCGTCAGCGCTCTGGAGATGCGCCAGAACGCCGCCAGGGACTCCTGGACCCCCGAGCGCGTCGAGGCCGAACTGACCGGGATCATGGGCGACATCCACCGCATCTGCCACGAGACGGCGGAGCACTACGGGGTGCCCGGGGACTATGTGACCGGGGCCAATATCGCGGGGTTCGAGCGGGTCGCCGACGCGATGCTCGCGCAAGGGCTGATCTGA
- a CDS encoding LysR family transcriptional regulator, translating into MEQKDSDGSAVAPRPGAAAPVDLNLLRTFLAVYRSGSFTAAAHLVGLSQPTVTTQMRALERALGRELFERLPRGVAPAPFADELAARIGTPLDDLAAVTGQGGFHEEGPAEPVHLAGPAELLCVRALPALAPLVADGVRLRVTTGLTDPLLDELRSGRHDLLISTHRPRGRALTAVPMTDEEFVLVAAPVWAERIGGADGPAADMPAALHGVPLISYAEDLPIARRYWRHVFGKRLGSHAAVTVPDLRGVLTAAVAGAGWTVLPRYLCLDELASGALVLLHDPEDPPINTGYLVQRPGSAGNPHVARVRDHLLQAARTW; encoded by the coding sequence ATGGAACAAAAGGATTCCGATGGGTCGGCCGTAGCGCCCCGCCCGGGCGCGGCAGCGCCCGTGGACCTGAATCTGCTGCGCACCTTCCTCGCCGTGTACCGCTCCGGATCCTTCACGGCCGCCGCACATCTGGTGGGTCTGTCCCAGCCGACGGTGACCACCCAGATGCGTGCCCTGGAGCGAGCGCTGGGCCGTGAGCTGTTCGAGCGGCTGCCCCGGGGAGTCGCCCCCGCGCCGTTCGCCGACGAGCTCGCCGCCCGGATCGGCACACCGCTCGACGACCTGGCCGCCGTCACCGGACAGGGAGGCTTCCACGAGGAGGGGCCCGCCGAACCCGTGCATCTCGCCGGGCCGGCCGAGCTGCTGTGCGTACGCGCCCTTCCCGCGCTCGCCCCCCTGGTCGCGGACGGCGTACGACTGCGCGTGACCACCGGGCTGACCGACCCGCTCCTCGACGAGCTGCGCTCCGGCCGCCACGACCTGCTCATCTCCACCCACCGGCCGCGCGGGCGGGCGCTGACGGCCGTACCGATGACCGACGAGGAGTTCGTGCTCGTGGCCGCGCCGGTGTGGGCGGAGCGGATCGGGGGAGCGGACGGACCCGCCGCCGACATGCCGGCGGCCCTCCACGGCGTTCCCCTGATCAGCTACGCCGAGGATCTGCCCATCGCCCGCCGCTACTGGCGGCACGTCTTCGGCAAACGCCTCGGCAGCCACGCCGCCGTCACCGTCCCCGACCTCCGCGGTGTGCTCACCGCGGCCGTCGCGGGCGCCGGCTGGACCGTGCTGCCGCGCTATCTGTGCCTGGACGAACTCGCCTCCGGCGCGCTGGTCCTGCTCCATGACCCCGAGGACCCGCCGATCAACACCGGCTACCTCGTCCAGCGCCCCGGCTCCGCCGGCAACCCGCATGTCGCCCGCGTCCGCGACCACCTCCTCCAGGCCGCGCGCACCTGGTAG
- a CDS encoding type 1 glutamine amidotransferase domain-containing protein — MANILFVLTGADSWTLADGTEHPTGFWAEEAVTPAEALKAAGHTIVVATPGGVVPTVDEASLDPAVHGGHDGAEKARNALEAITELKRPIRLEDVDPAEYDAVFYPGGHGPMQDLAVHAGSGELLTAVLASGKPLAVVCHGPAALLAARNADGGSPFAGYRLTGFTNAEESQAGFADKAKWLLQDRLVELGADFQEAEPWTAHVVVDRNLVTGQNPASSAPVAAELLKALG, encoded by the coding sequence ATGGCAAACATCCTTTTCGTCCTGACCGGCGCCGACTCCTGGACGCTGGCGGACGGCACCGAGCACCCCACCGGATTCTGGGCCGAGGAGGCCGTCACGCCCGCCGAGGCGCTGAAAGCGGCCGGCCACACGATCGTGGTCGCCACCCCGGGCGGCGTCGTACCGACGGTGGACGAGGCGAGCCTGGACCCGGCGGTCCACGGCGGCCACGACGGCGCCGAGAAGGCCAGGAACGCGCTTGAGGCGATCACCGAACTGAAGCGGCCGATCAGGCTGGAGGACGTCGATCCGGCGGAGTACGACGCCGTCTTCTACCCCGGCGGACACGGCCCGATGCAGGATCTGGCGGTCCACGCCGGCTCGGGTGAGCTGCTGACGGCCGTCCTCGCGTCCGGCAAGCCGCTCGCCGTGGTCTGCCACGGACCGGCCGCGCTGCTGGCCGCACGGAACGCCGACGGCGGCTCGCCCTTCGCGGGCTATCGGCTCACCGGCTTCACGAACGCCGAGGAGAGCCAGGCCGGCTTCGCCGACAAGGCGAAGTGGCTGCTCCAGGACCGCCTCGTGGAGCTCGGCGCCGACTTCCAGGAGGCCGAGCCGTGGACGGCGCACGTGGTCGTCGACCGCAATCTGGTGACCGGCCAGAACCCGGCATCGTCCGCTCCCGTGGCGGCCGAGCTCCTCAAGGCGCTCGGCTGA
- a CDS encoding ester cyclase — protein sequence MGQAREVMDRLTEALAPTPDLKAIAALFAQDAVAVTPDAGEITGRDNIVEYWRQMTDAVSETTYERVAAYESGNTAIDEGIFGGRNTGPLQLSSGELLPPTGNVIRIRGCDFATVQDGLIVNYRVYFNQLDFLEQLGLLPVLPS from the coding sequence ATGGGACAGGCACGTGAGGTCATGGACCGGCTCACCGAGGCCCTGGCCCCGACACCGGACCTCAAGGCCATCGCCGCACTGTTCGCGCAGGACGCCGTCGCCGTCACACCGGACGCCGGGGAGATCACCGGACGCGACAACATCGTCGAGTACTGGCGCCAGATGACGGACGCGGTGTCGGAGACCACCTACGAGCGGGTGGCCGCCTACGAGTCGGGCAACACGGCGATCGACGAAGGGATCTTCGGCGGCAGGAACACCGGGCCGCTCCAGCTGTCCTCCGGAGAGCTGCTGCCGCCGACCGGCAACGTCATCAGGATCCGCGGCTGCGACTTCGCCACGGTCCAGGACGGGCTGATCGTCAACTACCGCGTCTATTTCAACCAGCTGGACTTCCTCGAACAGCTGGGGCTGCTGCCGGTCCTGCCGTCCTGA